A window of Excalfactoria chinensis isolate bCotChi1 chromosome Z, bCotChi1.hap2, whole genome shotgun sequence contains these coding sequences:
- the LOC140264573 gene encoding rho GTPase-activating protein 32-like, producing the protein MPPKELSPWWRGKLGFQVGFFPGECVELISGKVPESLINSLPKPVPKKRGKLSTFLRSVVKARPRRSEQPEPAKEGVFGCDLGEHLLRSGRDVPQVLQSCTEFIEQHGVVRGIYRLSGVMSKIQRLRHEFDSEQVPELSVRDIHSVSSVCKMYFRELPNPLVTEQLYDTFSDAAHAATEEERLLRMKDAIQQLPAPHYRTLEYLMRHLASLAGSCSVTNMDAKNLAIVWAPNLLRSQQSQSACVSGGAACLEVQTQAAVVEFLIGNTDVILPLYSALSGARIPVLLNVNEHREPNSSQS; encoded by the exons atgccaccaaaggagctgagcccctggtggagaggcaagcttggctttcag gttgggtttttccctggtgagtgtgtggagctcatcagtggaaaagttcccgagtccctcatcaattcattgccaaagccag tgccgaagaaacggggcaagctcagcaccttccttcgttcggtggtgaaggctcgccccaggagatcggagcagccggagccggcgaaggaaggggtgtttgggtgtgacctgggggagcaccttctccgctctggccgtgatg tcccccaggtcctgcagagctgcactgaatttatcgagcagcatggcgtggtgcgggggatctaccgcctgtccggcgtcATGTCCAAGATCCAGCGAttacg ccatgaatttgattcagagcaggttcccgagctcagcgttcgtgacattcacagcgtgagctctgtatgcaagatgtacttcagggagctcccgaaccctctcgtgaccgagcagctgtatgacaCGTTCTCG GACGCGGCTCATGCTGCtacggaggaggagcggttgCTCAGAatgaaggacgccatccagcagctgcccgctcctcactacag GACTCTGGAGTACCTTATGAGGCATTTGGCATCTCTCGCTGGGAGCTGCTCGGTCACCAACATGGACGCTAAGAATTTAGCAATcgtgtgggctccaaacctcttaag atcccagcagagccagtctgcctgcgtcagcggaggagctgcctgcttggaagtgcagacGCAGGCAGCTGTGGTGGAATTTCTCATTGGCaacacagac gtgatcctccccctctactctgccctg AGTGGAGCTCGCATCCCAGTCCTACTGAATGTCAATGAGCACCGAGAACCAAATTCTAGTCAGA GTTGA